One window from the genome of Acinetobacter lanii encodes:
- a CDS encoding DNA internalization-related competence protein ComEC/Rec2 — MYLLLILGSWILGIASMGYALEQHALLKASVNLAPWIWLLTVLAVVATQFKLHFSQTFIFKVLSCGLVSLSLFLLGQFYAHWQLDDRLEQRIMEVSDSTAIIYVHKLDQRSNAQEKNRLKQQVRWASHTKTQSSNQNPSVLLYFKQDADQTALELGQYYKVTGKIKPAHSYAVAHVFDQEKWLLQQNIMGSMQVKQIQPISEQALIADGYESFIRSNSGVMASVQLSAERLRLHFRYLIQKQPLENKGLLLALLTGDERLLAEETQAQFKRLGISHLLAISGPHVLIFAVMFCFVLNLIISTFKPTLFLKIPRPYFLVLPFVFCVIAYTAFVGFEIPALRTCLTVCLISFVLLLKQQLHALKLLLFSASILLLIDPFSILSAAFWLSYGACFILIRVYQTMLHQSPQMNADIVSSRWSKGSKLVRVLVESQWKVFIALFPLVALIFGQVSWISPIVNLIAIPIIGAVIVPLEVIGAVFSAFIEPLGLLFFHLADFSASFLLWVLGGLDQLFHPKLSWLSLSPLMIASLAIGTIILFLPKGTVPKLWAVLCFLPLILPSKQHTDFSLTILDVGQGQAVVVNTPEHKMMIDTGGSFDETQFSVANSIVIPYLMGEGISQLDHVLLTHLDQDHAGAFEKLNQSIKIKQVSSNQRDERFEQSNFDYCHAGQHWQFKEMNIQVLAPAENSLSMVPYAQNELSCIVYIQVPKSKGFQHFLLMGDTGWEAEYRLLQTYPNLKVDVLVLGHHGSQHSSSFGFLKHYQPKLAIASAGVNNRYGHPHPITQARLKALSIPFESTIQQGSISFELQQNGEMREKHHRQTRMWLMR, encoded by the coding sequence ATGTATCTATTGTTGATTTTAGGCTCTTGGATTTTGGGCATTGCCAGTATGGGCTATGCTTTAGAACAACATGCGCTATTAAAAGCATCTGTCAATCTTGCCCCATGGATTTGGCTGCTCACTGTTTTAGCTGTTGTGGCAACTCAATTTAAACTCCACTTTAGCCAAACCTTTATTTTTAAAGTTTTATCCTGCGGCTTAGTCAGCTTAAGTCTGTTTTTACTGGGGCAATTTTATGCACATTGGCAGTTAGATGATCGACTTGAGCAGCGCATCATGGAAGTCAGTGACAGCACAGCGATCATTTATGTGCATAAACTCGATCAACGATCCAATGCTCAAGAAAAAAATCGCTTAAAACAACAAGTGCGCTGGGCATCGCACACTAAAACTCAAAGCTCAAATCAAAACCCAAGCGTATTGCTTTATTTTAAACAAGATGCTGATCAAACTGCACTAGAACTCGGACAGTATTATAAAGTCACGGGTAAAATCAAACCTGCGCATAGCTATGCAGTTGCGCATGTCTTTGATCAAGAAAAATGGCTGCTACAACAAAACATCATGGGCAGCATGCAAGTCAAGCAGATTCAACCCATCTCGGAGCAAGCTTTGATTGCAGATGGCTATGAATCTTTTATCCGTTCAAATTCAGGTGTGATGGCATCTGTACAACTGTCGGCTGAACGACTCAGATTGCATTTTCGATATTTGATTCAAAAGCAGCCACTTGAGAATAAAGGCTTATTGTTGGCTTTACTTACGGGTGATGAACGTCTGTTGGCAGAAGAGACTCAAGCGCAATTTAAGCGCTTGGGGATTTCACATTTATTGGCCATTTCAGGTCCGCATGTGTTGATTTTCGCGGTGATGTTTTGCTTTGTTCTGAATCTGATCATTTCAACTTTTAAGCCGACACTGTTCCTTAAAATTCCACGTCCGTATTTCCTTGTTTTGCCTTTTGTTTTTTGCGTGATTGCCTATACCGCTTTTGTGGGTTTTGAAATTCCGGCCCTGCGTACCTGTTTAACGGTGTGTCTAATCAGTTTTGTCTTACTGCTAAAACAACAGCTGCATGCACTCAAGCTATTATTATTCAGCGCGAGCATACTGTTGTTAATCGACCCCTTTAGTATTTTATCGGCGGCTTTTTGGTTGTCCTATGGCGCATGTTTTATTCTGATTCGGGTTTATCAAACCATGCTGCATCAATCTCCTCAGATGAATGCGGATATAGTCTCAAGCCGATGGAGTAAGGGGTCAAAGTTGGTTCGAGTATTGGTTGAATCTCAGTGGAAGGTCTTCATTGCCTTATTTCCTTTGGTGGCACTGATTTTTGGGCAAGTGTCTTGGATTTCCCCGATTGTGAATTTAATTGCAATCCCAATCATCGGTGCAGTGATTGTACCTTTGGAGGTGATTGGCGCTGTATTCAGTGCATTCATTGAACCGCTGGGGCTTTTATTTTTTCATTTGGCAGATTTCAGTGCCTCCTTTTTATTGTGGGTGTTGGGTGGCTTGGATCAGCTGTTTCATCCTAAACTAAGTTGGTTGTCCTTAAGTCCTTTGATGATTGCATCACTCGCCATCGGGACCATCATTTTATTTCTGCCCAAAGGCACTGTACCCAAACTATGGGCGGTGCTGTGTTTTCTCCCGCTTATTCTGCCTTCAAAACAGCATACCGACTTTTCTCTGACGATATTAGATGTGGGGCAAGGCCAAGCAGTCGTGGTGAATACGCCTGAGCATAAAATGATGATCGACACCGGTGGTTCATTTGACGAAACTCAATTTAGCGTCGCCAATAGTATCGTTATACCTTATTTAATGGGTGAGGGGATCAGTCAATTGGATCATGTGTTACTGACCCATTTGGATCAAGACCATGCAGGGGCTTTCGAAAAACTGAATCAAAGCATCAAGATTAAACAGGTCAGTTCCAATCAACGTGATGAGCGATTTGAACAGTCGAATTTTGATTACTGCCACGCTGGACAACACTGGCAGTTTAAAGAGATGAACATTCAAGTGCTTGCACCTGCTGAGAATAGCCTAAGCATGGTGCCGTATGCGCAAAATGAATTGTCCTGTATTGTCTATATACAAGTACCCAAATCTAAGGGGTTTCAACATTTTTTATTGATGGGAGATACAGGTTGGGAAGCGGAATATCGACTACTGCAAACCTATCCGAACTTAAAGGTCGATGTTTTGGTGCTGGGTCATCATGGCAGTCAGCACAGTTCATCCTTTGGATTTTTAAAGCATTATCAGCCCAAGCTTGCCATTGCTTCAGCAGGGGTGAATAACCGCTATGGGCATCCGCATCCGATCACGCAGGCGCGTCTTAAAGCACTTTCAATTCCATTCGAAAGTACCATTCAACAAGGCAGTATCAGTTTTGAATTACAGCAGAATGGCGAGATGAGAGAGAAGCATCATCGACAAACACGGATGTGGTTAATGCGGTAA
- the lolD gene encoding lipoprotein-releasing ABC transporter ATP-binding protein LolD gives MSNVVLDAQNIRKFFTDGKSTVDVIKGLSLQVKQGEFVSIVGSSGSGKSTLLHVLGGLDRPNEGMVFLNGKRFDNLGEAERGFLRNEHLGFVYQFHHLLPEFTALENIAMPLMLRKDAEFKKAKERAEYLLNRVGLSHRMTHKPGELSGGERQRVALARALVTQPKLMMADEPTGNLDRKTALSIFELLSDLRQEFNMAMLIVTHDEQLAQSADKILHMQDGLWK, from the coding sequence ATGAGTAATGTGGTGCTAGATGCCCAAAACATCCGTAAATTTTTTACCGATGGTAAATCGACGGTTGACGTGATTAAAGGCTTGTCGTTACAAGTGAAACAAGGCGAATTTGTTTCAATTGTCGGCTCCTCAGGTTCAGGTAAAAGTACCTTGCTGCATGTGTTGGGTGGGCTTGATCGTCCCAATGAAGGTATGGTGTTTTTAAATGGCAAACGTTTCGACAACTTGGGTGAAGCAGAGCGTGGTTTTCTACGTAACGAGCACTTGGGTTTCGTGTATCAGTTTCATCATTTGTTGCCTGAATTTACTGCTTTAGAAAACATCGCGATGCCTTTGATGTTACGTAAAGATGCTGAATTTAAAAAAGCCAAAGAACGTGCTGAATATCTTCTAAACCGTGTCGGTTTATCGCATCGGATGACACATAAGCCGGGTGAGCTTTCAGGGGGTGAACGTCAGCGTGTGGCTTTAGCACGTGCCTTAGTCACTCAGCCGAAGCTGATGATGGCAGATGAACCAACGGGTAATTTAGACCGTAAAACAGCACTGAGTATTTTTGAATTGCTGTCAGACTTACGTCAAGAGTTCAATATGGCGATGTTAATCGTGACCCATGATGAGCAATTGGCGCAATCTGCAGACAAAATTTTGCATATGCAGGATGGGCTTTGGAAATAA
- a CDS encoding lipoprotein-releasing ABC transporter permease subunit, with product MFKPISLYIGLRYTRARRSNHFISFIALVSMIGLTLGVAVLITVLSVMNGFDRELKNRVLGMVPQATVSSTQILTDWPELAKKIDQHEHVTGVAPFTQLQGMLTAQGQVAGIMVSGIEPSYEKKVSIIQNHMVEGSIDSLKKGEFGIVLGKQMTDALGLRLNDNVTLILPEATPSPAGVVPRFKRFKVVGIFSIGAEVDSMIGYIALNDASTLLRLPDGAQGVRMKLDDIFRAPQVADDVVKDLPGNFYASNWTYTHGNLFSAIQMEKAMVSLLLFLIVLVAAFNIVSSLVMVVTDKKSDIAILRTLGASPTTITKIFMVQGTVIGVVGTLAGAALGIVFATTISSLIGWLNSSFGLHLFDAYFINYLPSYLRWQDVVLIVGLSLLLSFLATIYPAMRAAKVQPAEALRYE from the coding sequence ATGTTTAAACCGATCTCGCTGTATATAGGGTTGAGATACACTCGCGCACGGCGGAGTAATCACTTTATTTCTTTTATTGCTTTGGTATCCATGATCGGTTTGACTTTAGGAGTCGCTGTTCTTATTACAGTTCTATCTGTCATGAATGGATTCGACCGCGAGTTAAAAAACCGTGTCTTGGGTATGGTACCTCAAGCTACTGTTTCCTCAACACAAATTTTAACAGACTGGCCTGAGCTTGCCAAGAAAATTGATCAGCATGAACATGTAACCGGTGTAGCACCTTTTACCCAGTTACAAGGCATGCTTACGGCACAAGGACAAGTGGCCGGTATTATGGTATCGGGGATTGAACCGAGCTATGAGAAAAAAGTATCAATCATTCAAAACCACATGGTTGAGGGCAGTATTGATTCCCTGAAAAAAGGTGAATTTGGTATTGTCTTAGGCAAACAAATGACCGATGCCTTAGGTCTACGTTTAAATGACAATGTGACCTTGATTCTACCTGAAGCAACGCCATCACCTGCCGGTGTGGTGCCACGTTTCAAACGCTTTAAAGTGGTGGGAATCTTCAGTATTGGCGCTGAAGTTGATTCGATGATTGGTTATATCGCGTTGAATGATGCATCGACCTTGCTTCGTCTTCCAGATGGCGCACAAGGGGTGCGAATGAAGTTAGATGATATTTTCCGTGCACCTCAAGTGGCCGATGATGTGGTGAAAGATTTGCCAGGTAATTTCTATGCATCGAACTGGACATATACCCACGGGAATTTGTTCAGTGCGATTCAAATGGAAAAAGCCATGGTCAGCTTGTTGTTGTTCCTGATCGTTTTGGTGGCTGCTTTTAATATTGTATCGTCACTGGTGATGGTCGTGACCGATAAAAAATCGGATATCGCGATTTTACGTACCTTAGGTGCTTCACCAACCACGATTACTAAAATCTTTATGGTGCAAGGGACTGTGATTGGTGTAGTCGGGACATTGGCAGGGGCTGCACTTGGGATTGTGTTTGCCACCACCATCAGTAGCCTGATTGGTTGGTTAAACTCATCCTTTGGCTTACATCTATTTGATGCGTATTTTATTAACTACTTACCGTCTTATTTAAGATGGCAAGATGTGGTACTGATTGTAGGTTTGTCGCTATTACTCAGCTTCTTAGCGACCATTTATCCAGCCATGCGTGCTGCAAAAGTTCAACCAGCGGAGGCACTTCGTTATGAGTAA
- a CDS encoding PilZ domain-containing protein, translated as MEALQHQSGENERRVMSRIDATLRINYQIVSEEVALNDPYDSNFVLPRYFLLLAELDQFDHALEYELEQLNQKDQQIARILSLFNKKLNLITGSMYDSIVQTMLPIPDKVNLSETGLSFYTEHEIPDGAYIHISLSHPENDFHIAVTAHVVYSRLEENGRYRTGAYFITLHPQDRVKLAEAIASYQTE; from the coding sequence ATGGAAGCTCTACAGCACCAAAGTGGAGAAAATGAACGTCGCGTCATGTCTCGTATTGATGCTACCTTAAGGATTAATTATCAGATCGTCTCCGAAGAGGTTGCACTGAATGATCCTTACGATTCAAATTTTGTATTACCGCGTTATTTTCTCTTACTTGCGGAATTAGATCAATTTGATCATGCACTAGAGTACGAATTAGAACAATTAAATCAAAAAGATCAACAAATTGCTCGAATCTTATCCTTATTTAACAAAAAATTAAACCTCATTACGGGGTCAATGTACGATTCAATTGTACAAACCATGTTACCCATTCCAGATAAAGTCAATTTATCTGAGACGGGCTTAAGTTTTTATACTGAACATGAAATTCCAGATGGCGCATATATTCATATTTCACTCAGCCATCCGGAAAATGATTTTCACATTGCAGTGACTGCGCATGTGGTCTATAGCCGTTTAGAAGAAAATGGACGCTATCGAACTGGTGCTTATTTCATTACCCTGCATCCGCAAGACCGCGTCAAGCTAGCCGAAGCGATTGCCAGTTATCAAACTGAATAA
- a CDS encoding DMT family transporter, with amino-acid sequence MPSKSNIIVTYALLVFIWSTTPLAIVWSVADLYPLWSLAFRFFLALPLAVCLLFLFKAKLPLDGRSIHSYIAGACSFIGSQIFTYAATNYLSSGIIALMFGLAPIMAGLIGHFAFQMKLHRLQWLGMLIALVGLGIICVGGNNQHVQPMGIVLMLISVFVYSASIYWIKQVNAPLESMSQATGSIVVSSVFALGMLPFIWQHAPDHMPNTQSLIGLVYAVIMASLLAMFCYFKLVKNVKATTLSLTTVMTPMIAMIVGALLNNEKLTLMVLFGAVILLFGLFVYFYKDLKANRKLTRKVNAIR; translated from the coding sequence ATGCCCTCTAAAAGCAACATTATAGTCACCTACGCCTTATTGGTGTTTATTTGGTCGACTACGCCACTCGCCATTGTCTGGAGTGTGGCAGACCTTTATCCATTATGGTCATTGGCATTTCGCTTTTTCTTGGCCTTACCTTTGGCAGTATGCTTGCTGTTTTTGTTTAAAGCCAAGTTGCCTTTAGATGGCCGTTCGATTCATAGTTATATAGCCGGTGCCTGTAGTTTTATTGGTTCGCAAATATTTACTTATGCTGCGACCAACTATTTAAGTTCAGGCATTATTGCGTTGATGTTTGGACTGGCCCCGATCATGGCGGGCTTGATTGGGCATTTTGCTTTTCAAATGAAATTGCATCGTTTGCAATGGCTCGGCATGCTCATCGCGCTTGTCGGTTTGGGTATTATTTGTGTTGGCGGCAATAATCAGCATGTCCAACCGATGGGAATCGTGTTGATGCTGATCAGTGTCTTTGTCTATTCAGCCTCAATTTATTGGATTAAACAGGTCAATGCACCGTTGGAGTCGATGTCGCAAGCCACCGGTTCAATTGTAGTATCGAGTGTGTTTGCCTTAGGCATGTTGCCGTTTATTTGGCAACATGCACCTGATCATATGCCCAACACCCAGTCTTTAATTGGCTTAGTCTATGCAGTGATTATGGCGTCTTTACTGGCGATGTTCTGCTATTTTAAATTGGTCAAAAATGTCAAAGCCACCACCTTGTCTTTAACCACGGTGATGACCCCAATGATTGCCATGATTGTGGGTGCATTACTCAACAATGAAAAATTGACTTTAATGGTATTGTTTGGGGCTGTGATTTTATTGTTTGGACTGTTTGTCTATTTTTATAAAGATCTTAAAGCGAATCGTAAACTGACACGCAAGGTCAATGCTATTCGCTGA
- a CDS encoding YaiI/YqxD family protein encodes MDVLPFKLWVDADALPKILREVILRASDRYQLEVTFVANQNVGIPPSVRINSIQVMQGADQADKEIVERMKEHDIVMTQDIPLAAQVIEKGGVAINPRGEIWTISNIKARLHLRDFMDTLRGAGVQTGGPAPISERDKREFSSALDQTIQKQKRKTAP; translated from the coding sequence ATAGACGTGTTGCCATTCAAACTTTGGGTTGATGCAGATGCATTACCTAAAATTTTACGTGAAGTGATTTTGCGTGCATCAGATCGTTATCAACTTGAGGTGACTTTCGTTGCCAATCAAAATGTCGGTATTCCACCGTCAGTGCGGATCAATTCGATTCAAGTCATGCAGGGTGCAGACCAAGCGGATAAAGAAATTGTAGAGCGAATGAAAGAGCATGACATTGTCATGACCCAAGATATTCCACTCGCTGCACAAGTGATTGAAAAGGGCGGTGTTGCGATTAACCCACGGGGTGAAATTTGGACCATTTCCAATATTAAAGCACGTTTACACCTGCGTGATTTTATGGATACCTTGCGTGGTGCAGGGGTACAAACCGGTGGTCCAGCCCCGATTTCAGAGCGGGATAAGCGTGAGTTTTCAAGTGCACTTGATCAAACCATCCAAAAACAAAAACGTAAAACAGCACCCTAA
- a CDS encoding amino acid permease — protein MNSPIQSHQSDQTEGNGLTLKRSMTKRHLIMLSLGGAIGTGLFLSSGSVISQAGPIGAVISYFIGGLIAYMVMLCLGELAVNQPVTGSFGAFASNNIGPGTGYMVSWMYWLGWSATLGTEFTAAALLMQEWFPSISVWIWTLVFASAVLISNLTSTRFFAESEFWLSLVKVATVVIFIGLGLAAIFGVVTYQGYDSAPLFSNLTAHGWFPNGLMPIFTTMLIVNFAFNGTEMIGIAAGETENPARDVPKAIHASVWRLMIFFVGTIIVVSALLPYQDAGLNANHGDGLSNSPFVSVFNFIGIPYAEDIMRFVIITALLSTANSGLYAASRMMWALSVQKQLPKVFAKLTKSGTPIVAILVTMIGGLPGLLSEQFGADVIFKNLLGVAAFTMVIVWMSICWSQFNFRRKWLKSGHALSELKFKTPWFPLVPILGFITCTVTGLSMAADPEMLSGFIGCLLFMAACYASYYWLYHNKN, from the coding sequence ATGAACTCTCCCATTCAAAGTCATCAGTCAGATCAGACTGAGGGTAATGGTCTTACCTTAAAAAGATCAATGACCAAACGTCATCTCATTATGCTCTCTCTCGGTGGCGCGATTGGTACAGGTTTATTTCTGAGCTCAGGTTCTGTAATTTCTCAAGCAGGTCCGATTGGCGCAGTGATCTCTTATTTCATTGGCGGTTTAATTGCCTATATGGTGATGCTCTGCCTCGGTGAATTGGCAGTCAATCAGCCGGTGACTGGTTCATTCGGTGCATTTGCATCCAACAACATTGGTCCCGGCACAGGCTATATGGTGTCTTGGATGTACTGGCTCGGCTGGTCAGCCACACTGGGCACTGAATTCACTGCGGCTGCACTACTCATGCAGGAATGGTTCCCGAGTATTTCGGTGTGGATCTGGACACTTGTATTTGCCAGCGCCGTACTGATCTCCAATCTCACCTCGACTCGCTTTTTTGCCGAGTCTGAGTTTTGGTTGTCTTTGGTCAAAGTCGCAACCGTCGTGATCTTCATTGGACTCGGTTTAGCTGCAATTTTTGGTGTGGTGACTTATCAAGGTTATGACTCAGCCCCCTTGTTCAGCAATCTGACTGCACATGGTTGGTTCCCCAATGGCTTAATGCCGATTTTCACCACCATGCTGATTGTAAATTTTGCTTTTAACGGCACTGAAATGATCGGCATCGCGGCCGGAGAAACGGAAAATCCGGCACGTGATGTCCCTAAAGCGATTCATGCTTCGGTGTGGCGTTTGATGATTTTCTTTGTCGGTACCATTATCGTGGTCAGCGCGTTATTGCCTTATCAGGATGCAGGACTCAATGCGAATCATGGCGATGGTTTAAGTAATAGCCCCTTTGTATCGGTATTTAACTTTATCGGTATTCCTTACGCTGAAGACATCATGCGTTTTGTGATTATCACCGCGTTACTGTCGACGGCTAACTCAGGTTTATATGCAGCATCACGTATGATGTGGGCTCTGTCCGTGCAAAAACAATTGCCAAAAGTGTTCGCTAAATTGACCAAATCCGGCACACCCATTGTGGCGATTTTAGTGACCATGATTGGTGGCTTACCGGGTCTTCTCTCTGAGCAGTTTGGTGCAGATGTGATCTTTAAAAACTTACTCGGCGTTGCAGCATTTACCATGGTCATCGTCTGGATGAGTATTTGTTGGAGTCAGTTTAACTTCCGTCGTAAATGGCTGAAGTCTGGTCATGCTTTATCTGAACTTAAATTTAAAACACCGTGGTTTCCATTGGTGCCGATTTTAGGTTTTATCACCTGTACGGTGACTGGACTCAGCATGGCAGCTGACCCTGAAATGCTGTCAGGTTTTATCGGCTGCTTACTCTTTATGGCTGCATGTTACGCAAGTTATTACTGGCTATATCACAATAAAAATTAA
- a CDS encoding amino acid permease, with protein sequence MHSSPNDASHQGNSAPLKRAMSTRHLVMISLGGAIGTGLFLGSGEVIAQTGPVGAIISYFLGGIIAYMVMLCLGELAVHMPESGSFGSYAQQYIGPGTGYTITWLYWLTWSATLGTEFTAAALLMQEWFPQVSVWLWTIIFAAIVFGLNMSSTRWFAESEFWLALVKVITVIAFIIFGLLAIFGIVSYQGYESAPLFSNLTADGWFPQGLFPIFTTMLIVNFAFSGTELIGVAAGETKDPAKNVPKAINTAIWRLLIFFVGTIVVISALLPHQMAGLDAEGVSSSPFVTVFNNIGIPYAEDIIRFVIITALLSAANSGLFAASRMMWSLSDKKQLPAVFSKVSSRGIPYVAVIVTMFGALPGLLSEQFAPETIFKNLLGIAAFTMVVVWMSICLSQYNFRRQWYKQGRTAQELGFAAPLFPIVPILGFLFCLITCISMVFDPEMVAGFIGCLIFIAGCYLSYYVFYRK encoded by the coding sequence ATGCACTCATCTCCGAATGATGCTTCGCATCAGGGCAATTCTGCGCCTTTAAAACGCGCTATGAGTACTCGACATCTTGTGATGATTTCGCTTGGCGGCGCAATCGGAACAGGCCTATTTTTAGGGTCGGGTGAAGTCATTGCACAAACGGGGCCAGTTGGTGCCATTATCTCCTATTTTTTAGGCGGTATTATCGCTTATATGGTAATGCTGTGTTTAGGCGAACTTGCCGTTCATATGCCTGAATCCGGCTCTTTTGGATCATATGCTCAACAATACATTGGACCAGGTACCGGTTATACCATCACTTGGCTGTATTGGTTGACTTGGTCTGCCACACTTGGGACTGAATTCACTGCTGCTGCACTTTTAATGCAAGAGTGGTTTCCACAAGTGTCTGTTTGGTTATGGACCATTATTTTTGCAGCCATAGTCTTTGGCTTAAACATGAGTTCAACACGTTGGTTTGCTGAATCCGAATTTTGGCTTGCTTTAGTCAAAGTGATTACCGTGATTGCCTTTATTATTTTTGGTTTATTGGCAATCTTCGGCATCGTGTCTTATCAAGGGTACGAATCTGCACCACTGTTTAGCAATTTAACTGCCGATGGTTGGTTCCCTCAAGGGCTATTCCCTATTTTCACCACCATGTTGATCGTCAATTTTGCGTTCTCTGGAACAGAATTGATTGGGGTCGCTGCTGGTGAAACCAAAGATCCTGCCAAAAATGTACCGAAAGCCATCAATACAGCCATTTGGCGTTTGTTGATTTTCTTTGTCGGTACGATTGTCGTTATCAGCGCATTATTACCGCATCAAATGGCGGGATTGGACGCTGAAGGCGTCAGTAGCAGTCCATTCGTGACCGTGTTTAATAACATTGGGATTCCTTATGCCGAAGATATTATTCGCTTTGTGATTATTACGGCATTGCTCTCTGCTGCAAACTCAGGCTTATTTGCGGCATCACGTATGATGTGGTCATTGTCCGATAAGAAACAACTGCCTGCTGTGTTCTCCAAAGTCAGCAGTCGAGGTATTCCGTATGTGGCGGTAATTGTGACCATGTTTGGCGCACTTCCGGGCTTATTGTCTGAACAGTTTGCGCCTGAAACGATTTTCAAAAATCTTTTAGGGATTGCTGCGTTTACCATGGTGGTGGTCTGGATGAGCATTTGCTTAAGCCAATACAATTTTCGTCGTCAATGGTATAAACAAGGGCGTACTGCGCAAGAGCTGGGCTTTGCAGCACCGTTGTTCCCAATCGTACCGATTTTAGGTTTCTTATTCTGCTTGATCACCTGTATCAGTATGGTGTTTGACCCTGAAATGGTGGCGGGCTTTATTGGTTGCTTAATCTTTATTGCAGGCTGTTACCTCAGCTATTATGTTTTCTATCGAAAATAG
- a CDS encoding YiiX family permuted papain-like enzyme, with translation MTIKILIKSTIEIITLMWFTVLAIEAYAQSLSIGLQTGDIIFHQSKSAQSTSIQKATLSPYSHMGLVVQRNQQFWVLEAIQPVQYTPIKKWIERGEQYHYVVKRLKFGLSHTQKQALVTAAERYLAKPYDLYFEWDDRAIYCSEIVWKAYAYALGIELAPLQKLKQFRLADAEVQALMKKRYGQRIPLNETVISPQAIFQSKALVEVARQ, from the coding sequence ATGACCATTAAAATCCTTATAAAAAGCACTATCGAAATCATCACCTTGATGTGGTTCACTGTGCTCGCTATAGAAGCCTATGCACAATCACTTTCAATTGGACTACAGACAGGTGATATCATTTTTCATCAGTCTAAATCTGCGCAGAGTACCAGTATTCAAAAAGCGACCCTGTCACCTTATAGTCATATGGGATTGGTAGTTCAGCGCAATCAGCAGTTTTGGGTGCTTGAGGCGATTCAACCTGTTCAATATACGCCAATCAAAAAATGGATTGAGCGAGGTGAGCAATATCACTATGTGGTAAAACGTTTGAAATTCGGTTTAAGCCATACACAAAAACAAGCCTTAGTGACGGCTGCAGAACGTTATTTAGCTAAACCCTACGACCTATATTTCGAGTGGGATGACCGAGCGATTTATTGTTCCGAAATTGTGTGGAAAGCCTATGCCTATGCTTTGGGGATTGAATTGGCACCCTTGCAAAAACTTAAACAGTTTCGTCTAGCAGATGCTGAGGTTCAAGCATTGATGAAGAAACGTTATGGTCAGCGTATTCCACTGAATGAAACGGTCATTTCGCCTCAGGCGATTTTTCAGTCTAAAGCTTTGGTTGAAGTCGCACGACAATGA